A stretch of the Epinephelus fuscoguttatus linkage group LG2, E.fuscoguttatus.final_Chr_v1 genome encodes the following:
- the LOC125901618 gene encoding alpha-2Db adrenergic receptor-like, with translation MHWSSNKNGDHTVRHLTRMDLSDVLTSVMATIPANLPPNSSFENVNHTSSSSPRSPPLPPHSQVASVFIVLVVSVIILGTVVGNVLVVVAVFTSRALRPPQNLFLVSLASADILVATLVIPFSLANEVMGYWYFGSIWCSFYLALDVLFCTSSIVHLCAISLDRYWSVTKAVSYNRKRTPRRIKMMISIVWLISIIISSPPLLMTQKEEDLGTEEESDMQRQECLLINQTWYILSSCLVSFFAPGVIMILVYCKIYRVAKQRASTVFVAKNVLERQPSQSETCFVGASRTCQRKGAGCGNSQYELDSPRPANRHSSSNMDSHRRGELDDIDLEERSCEAAIKTSSSFSSALRFSRRAGVSVKSEERKDAEGQSNRLKPPPPPPPSCASISWASSENCSHHFLLPSPVPLRGRQLSLSKNKVAQMREKRFTFVLAVVMGVFVLCWFPFFFTYSLQAVCRENCAIPDALFNLFFWIGYCNSCLNPIIYTIFNRDFRRAFKKILFQTHKRT, from the exons ATGCACTGGAGTTCAAACAAAAATGGGGATCATACTGTCAGACATTTAACCAGGATGGACTTATCGGATGTGTTAACTTCCGTCATGGCCACGATTCCGGCAAATTTACCGCCAAACTCTTCGTTTGAGAATGTCAAtcacacctcctcttcctcgccGAGAtctcctcctctacctcctcaCTCGCAGGTGGCGTCAGTCTTCATCGTGCTGGTGGTCTCGGTCATCATACTGGGGACTGTGGTGGGTAAcgtgctggtggtggtggcggtgttCACCAGCCGAGCCCTGAGGCCGCCGCAGAATCTCTTCCTGGTGTCTCTGGCTTCAGCGGACATACTGGTGGCGACGCTGGTCATCCCCTTCTCCTTGGCGAATGAG GTCATGGGCTACTGGTACTTTGGTTCCATCTGGTGCTCCTTCTACCTGGCTCTGGACGTGCTCTTCTGCACTTCCTCCATCGTCCACCTCTGCGCCATCAGCCTCGACCGCTACTGGTCAGTCACCAAAGCTGTCAGCTACAACCGCAAACGGACGCCCAGGCGGATTAAAATGATGATCAGCATCGTGTGGCTCATATCCATCATCATCTCCTCCCCGCCGCTCCTCATGACGCAGAAGGAGGAGGATTTGGGGACGGAGGAGGAGAGCGACATGCAGAGGCAGGAGTGTCTCCTCATCAACCAGACGTGGTacatcctctcctcctgcctcgTGTCCTTCTTCGCCCCGGGCGTCATCATGATACTCGTGTATTGTAAGATCTACCGTGTTGCCAAGCAGCGGGCGTCTACTGTGTTTGTGGCGAAGAACGTGCTGGAGCGGCAGCCATCGCAGTCTGAGACCTGCTTTGTGGGTGCGTCCAGGACTTGCCAAAGAAAGGGAGCCGGCTGTGGTAACTCCCAGTACGAACTGGACAGCCCGCGGCCTGCCAACAGACACAGCTCTTCCAACATGGACAgccacaggagaggagagctGGACGATATCGACTTGGAGGAGAGGAGCTGCGAGGCTGCCATAAAAACATCCTCCTCGTTTTCCTCCGCTCTCCGCTTCTCCAGGAGAGCCGGCGTAAGTGTGAAATCAGAGGAGCGGAAGGACGCAGAGGGACAATCAAACAGGTTgaagcctcctcctcctcctcctccgtcctGCGCCTCCATATCATGGGCATCATCTGAGAACTGCTCCCACCACTTCCTCCTCCCGTCTCCGGTGCCTCTCCGCGGCAGGCAGCTGTCTCTGTCCAAAAACAAAGTGGCACAGATGAGAGAGAAGCGCTTCACATTTGTTCTGGCGGTGGTGATGGGGGTTTTTGTCCTCTGCTGGTTCCCGTTCTTCTTCACCTACAGTCTGCAGGCTGTCTGCAGAGAGAACTGCGCGATCCCCGACGCACTCTTCAACCTGTTTTTCTGGATCGGATACTGCAACAGCTGCCTGAACCCCATCATATACACCATCTTCAACCGAGACTTCAGGAGGGCCTTCAAGAAGATTTTATTCCAGACTCACAAACGAACATAA